In Microplitis demolitor isolate Queensland-Clemson2020A chromosome 9, iyMicDemo2.1a, whole genome shotgun sequence, one genomic interval encodes:
- the LOC103574720 gene encoding uncharacterized protein LOC103574720: MSVIIPGVNCIETETSEDESVEENSIPDVDPTEAATVEDETDQGSVYTVDVTRNNIMYSLNDFVRVGAVNTDAPITYYKTMEPGYDLKIYQAKLEVDGTSIYDSKSSGKMTGVCDHSYPEGSVEANIWKIINLSIMNGQECPIPKGENYTVPRDLHSVSLNFDEPIACGDYKLHADFDTPENKWAFATDYMWKIKKDSTDCTDDVK; encoded by the exons ATGTCAGTTATT atACCAGGGGTCAATTGCATCGAAACAGAGACTTCCGAAGACGAATCAGTTGAAGAAAATTCC ATCCCAGATGTTGATCCCACCGAAGCGGCTACAGTTGAAGATGAAACAGATCAGGGATCTGTTTATACTGTAGATGTAACGAGAAACAATATAATGTATTCTTTAAATGACTTTGTAAGAGTAGGAGCTGTAAATACTGATGCGCCGATTACGTATTATAAGACAATGGAACCTGGCTATGAccttaaaata tatcaaGCCAAATTAGAAGTTGATGGAACTTCTATCTATGATTCAAAGTCTAGTGGAAAAATGACAGGTGTGTGCGATCATTCGTATCCTGAGGGAAGTGTTGAAGCGaatatttggaaaattataaatttatctattatgaATGGCCAAGAATGCCCTATTCCAAAg ggTGAAAATTATACTGTACCTCGTGATCTGCATTCAGTATCTCTTAATTTTGATGAACCAATAGCGTGTGGTGATTATAAATTGCATGCAGATTTTGATACTCCGGAGAACAAATGGGCTTTTGCAACTGATTACatgtggaaaattaaaaaggacTCAACGGATTGTACAGATGacgtgaaataa